Proteins from one Planctomyces sp. SH-PL62 genomic window:
- a CDS encoding glycosyltransferase family 2 protein — translation MSPDRTQILVLNYNGRALLQECLPSVLEAARRSPTPCGVVVVDNDSADDSRDWLARRHPDVRVIHLPNRGLASFNDALKEMDEPVVLLLNNDVKLAHDSVAPLLRVFAERDDAFFSAPQCWTFDGRLYEGMRTRVRTRFGLVQGMSRVPGHEAHVDRADLTAAAGPVLAVDRVRFLELGGYDPIYHPGRIEDLDLGFRAWMAGLRGYYVPESMAYHKGFATFAPELGESRCDGLAIRNTLIFAWKNLRGARLARHLGWLPIRLAGSMIRGRRTFARSFLEAASRWREVVKARRDLHAGRDGWVERQEAFFHRFEW, via the coding sequence TTGTCGCCTGATCGCACCCAGATCCTGGTGCTGAACTACAACGGCCGGGCGCTCCTCCAGGAGTGTCTGCCTTCCGTCCTCGAGGCCGCGCGCCGATCGCCGACCCCCTGCGGCGTCGTCGTCGTCGACAACGACTCGGCCGACGATTCGCGGGACTGGCTGGCCCGCCGCCATCCCGACGTCCGCGTGATCCACCTCCCCAACCGGGGCCTCGCGTCGTTCAACGACGCCTTGAAGGAGATGGACGAGCCCGTCGTCCTGCTGCTGAACAACGACGTAAAGCTCGCCCATGACTCGGTGGCGCCGCTGCTGCGGGTCTTCGCCGAGCGCGACGACGCGTTCTTCTCCGCCCCCCAGTGCTGGACGTTCGACGGCCGGCTCTACGAGGGGATGCGGACGCGGGTGCGGACCCGGTTCGGACTGGTGCAGGGGATGAGCCGCGTGCCGGGCCACGAGGCCCACGTCGACCGCGCCGACCTCACCGCCGCCGCCGGCCCCGTGCTGGCCGTCGACCGCGTCCGGTTCCTGGAGCTGGGCGGCTACGACCCGATCTACCACCCCGGACGGATCGAGGACCTGGACCTGGGCTTCCGCGCCTGGATGGCCGGGCTCCGGGGCTACTACGTCCCGGAATCGATGGCCTATCACAAGGGCTTCGCGACCTTCGCGCCCGAACTGGGCGAGTCTCGCTGCGACGGCCTGGCGATCCGAAATACGCTGATCTTCGCCTGGAAGAACCTCCGGGGGGCCCGGCTGGCGAGGCATCTGGGCTGGCTGCCGATCCGGCTCGCCGGCTCGATGATCCGCGGCCGTCGGACCTTCGCCCGGTCGTTCCTCGAAGCCGCGTCGCGCTGGCGCGAGGTCGTGAAGGCGCGACGGGACCTCCACGCGGGGCGGGACGGCTGGGTCGAACGCCAGGAAGCCTTCTTCCATCGATTCGAATGGTGA
- a CDS encoding CDP-alcohol phosphatidyltransferase family protein has product MAAPALNLVIDARPSGPRGLLAAEVFMGRSVLSHLVEQALDLVGPGRAIAVLAGRGQIADLAPLLRDAEADRVTLVDAAPTVGAAVLRTDRLYDGRRLKRAVSRGRDPESAAFWRLDRPEALAGAEQELNRRLNYQPLGRYWAFPIADRLAAALRPTRVGPNALTLAAGGLMLAGAALVACGGSGWTVRAITALAFAAALVLDTADGRLARLQGSCSAFGRWLDQVLDELADVALHAAIAWAAFAATMEPIWLVLGMLFASGKYMFLIQSLTGEAMEKSSPRGAEAPRPARCGRLAWIVGPVRSLVGGMGHADLRWHVWIVLAAVGRLDAALVAYAAYFPLRALAGIARKGAAHA; this is encoded by the coding sequence ATGGCTGCTCCGGCCCTCAATCTGGTGATCGACGCCCGCCCGAGCGGACCTCGCGGCCTGCTCGCCGCCGAGGTCTTCATGGGTCGGTCGGTGCTCTCCCACCTGGTCGAGCAGGCGCTCGACCTCGTCGGCCCGGGACGCGCGATCGCCGTCCTCGCCGGTCGAGGCCAGATCGCCGACCTCGCCCCCCTGCTCCGCGACGCCGAGGCCGACCGCGTCACACTCGTCGACGCCGCGCCGACCGTCGGCGCGGCCGTCCTCCGAACCGACCGCCTCTACGACGGCCGACGCCTCAAGCGGGCCGTGAGCCGGGGGCGCGACCCCGAGTCCGCCGCCTTCTGGAGGCTCGACCGCCCCGAAGCCCTCGCCGGGGCCGAACAGGAGCTGAACCGCCGGCTGAACTACCAGCCTCTCGGCCGCTACTGGGCCTTCCCGATCGCCGATCGACTCGCCGCGGCGCTCCGGCCCACGCGAGTCGGCCCGAACGCGCTGACCCTGGCCGCGGGGGGGCTCATGCTCGCCGGCGCCGCGCTCGTCGCGTGCGGCGGATCGGGGTGGACGGTCCGCGCGATCACGGCGCTGGCGTTCGCCGCGGCCCTCGTGCTCGACACCGCCGACGGCCGCCTCGCGCGGCTCCAGGGCTCCTGCTCGGCGTTCGGCCGATGGCTCGATCAGGTGCTCGACGAACTGGCCGACGTGGCGCTCCACGCCGCGATCGCCTGGGCGGCCTTCGCGGCCACGATGGAGCCGATCTGGCTGGTCCTCGGCATGCTGTTCGCCTCGGGCAAATACATGTTCCTGATTCAGTCGTTGACCGGCGAGGCGATGGAGAAATCGTCTCCTCGGGGCGCTGAAGCTCCCCGCCCCGCCCGATGCGGCCGGCTCGCGTGGATCGTCGGGCCCGTCCGAAGTCTCGTCGGCGGCATGGGGCACGCCGACCTGCGGTGGCACGTCTGGATCGTCCTGGCGGCCGTCGGGCGGCTGGACGCGGCGCTCGTCGCCTACGCGGCCTACTTCCCGCTGAGGGCCCTCGCGGGGATCGCGCGGAAGGGGGCGGCACATGCCTGA
- a CDS encoding glycosyltransferase family 2 protein, translating into MPEPRITALIVARNEEANLPGCLASVSFAHERIVVVDPSSEDDTLGVARRLADVVLVRRFDDFASQRNAGRVAGSGDWILSIDADERATPELADEIRRTIADPTNDRDGFRIPIRSEILGRPFGYSGTQQDLPLRLFRRERGAWMGRVHETVRLDGEVGRMSAPLDHRTLPDVQVFLRKIDQYTSLEARDLHRAGARFRARDLTLRPAWLFLKLYLYKQGFRDGLEGLMFCALSGVSAAVRTWKLRELDHMEVA; encoded by the coding sequence ATGCCTGAGCCCCGGATCACCGCCCTGATCGTCGCCCGCAACGAGGAGGCGAACCTCCCCGGCTGCCTGGCCTCGGTCAGCTTCGCCCATGAGCGCATCGTCGTGGTCGACCCGTCGAGCGAGGACGACACCCTGGGCGTCGCGCGTCGGCTCGCCGACGTCGTCCTGGTCCGTCGCTTCGACGATTTCGCCTCCCAGCGCAACGCCGGCCGCGTGGCGGGCTCGGGCGACTGGATCCTCTCGATCGACGCCGACGAACGGGCCACGCCCGAACTGGCGGACGAGATCCGCCGGACCATCGCCGATCCGACGAACGACCGCGACGGCTTCCGCATCCCGATCCGGAGCGAGATCCTGGGACGGCCCTTCGGCTATTCGGGGACCCAGCAAGACCTGCCGTTGCGTCTCTTCCGCCGCGAGCGGGGCGCGTGGATGGGGCGGGTGCACGAGACCGTCCGGCTCGACGGCGAGGTCGGTCGGATGTCGGCACCGCTCGATCATCGCACGCTCCCCGACGTCCAGGTCTTCCTCCGCAAGATCGACCAGTACACCTCGCTCGAAGCCCGCGACCTGCACCGCGCCGGCGCCCGGTTCCGCGCGAGGGACTTGACGCTCCGCCCGGCCTGGCTGTTCCTCAAGTTGTACCTGTACAAGCAGGGGTTCCGCGACGGGCTCGAAGGCCTGATGTTCTGCGCGTTGTCCGGCGTTTCGGCGGCCGTCCGCACATGGAAGTTGCGGGAACTGGACCACATGGAGGTCGCATGA
- a CDS encoding class I SAM-dependent methyltransferase, whose amino-acid sequence MISAHEAEVTFRFDALHWRFKDSVDPEDYRLRGVLDAIGPVEGLRVLDLGCGKGRFSRALQQRGAIVAGVDVSTAMLAEAEGIDRVRGSARSLPFRSASFDAIIAVEVFEHLDPASWSGTIAEARRVLAPRGTLAIVDKSLASFNAQRPWMPSALVKMIDERRGMWMYPSDGPARERWFWPSRLRKELRKSFSDVRVVHLLSPSEQRRMLFRKLPAARLMALWVARGDGGSDV is encoded by the coding sequence ATGATCTCGGCACACGAGGCGGAAGTCACGTTCCGGTTCGACGCCCTGCACTGGCGGTTCAAGGACTCGGTCGACCCCGAGGACTACCGCCTCCGCGGGGTGCTCGACGCGATCGGCCCGGTCGAGGGCCTCCGCGTGCTCGACCTGGGCTGCGGCAAGGGCCGGTTCTCGCGGGCGCTCCAGCAGCGCGGCGCGATCGTCGCCGGGGTCGACGTCTCGACGGCCATGCTCGCCGAGGCCGAGGGGATCGACCGGGTGCGCGGCAGCGCCCGGAGTCTTCCGTTTCGATCGGCGAGCTTCGACGCGATCATCGCCGTCGAGGTCTTCGAGCATCTGGATCCGGCGTCCTGGAGCGGGACGATCGCGGAGGCCCGGCGGGTGCTGGCCCCGCGAGGGACGCTGGCGATCGTCGACAAGAGCCTCGCCTCGTTCAACGCCCAGCGGCCGTGGATGCCGAGCGCCCTGGTCAAGATGATCGACGAGCGCCGGGGGATGTGGATGTACCCCTCGGACGGCCCCGCCCGGGAGCGATGGTTCTGGCCCAGCCGGTTGCGCAAGGAGTTGCGGAAATCCTTCTCCGACGTCCGGGTGGTCCATCTGCTCTCGCCCTCTGAGCAGCGACGGATGTTGTTCCGAAAGCTGCCGGCCGCCCGGCTGATGGCTCTCTGGGTCGCCCGGGGCGACGGAGGGTCGGATGTCTGA